The Nicotiana tabacum cultivar K326 chromosome 14, ASM71507v2, whole genome shotgun sequence genome contains a region encoding:
- the LOC107801280 gene encoding uncharacterized protein LOC107801280 isoform X1, with protein sequence MGETGGTVKEKKLVFVTVGTTCFDALVRAVDTPEVKNELFRKGYTNILIQIGRGSYIPTKSTVENGSAVLEYFTFSSSIADYLKEASLVISHAGSGSIFETLRLGKPLIVVVNEDLMDNHQSELAEELAERKHLFCARPQTLYQTIVDMDTGSLIPYQPGDAEPVAKLINRCLGFPDE encoded by the exons ATGGGTGAGACGGGTGGTACTGTGAAGGAGAAGAAATTAGTTTTTGTGACGGTCGGGACAACTTGCTTTGATGCTCTAGTAAGAGCTGTGGACACTCCAGAAGTTAAGAATGAATTGTTCAGGAAAGGCTACACCAATATTCTGATCCAAATTGGTCGTGGATCATACATCCCCACCAAG TCGACCGTGGAAAATGGGTCTGCAGTTCTGGAGTATTTTACATTTTCATCAAGCATAGCTGACTACTTGAAGGAAGCTTCGCTTGTTATTAGTCATGCAG GTTCAGGGAGCATATTTGAGACATTGCGACTGGGCAAACCATTGATAGTTGTAGTCAACGAGGACCTAATGGACAACCATCAAAGTGAACTAGCAGAGGAACTGGCCGAGAGAAAGCATTTGTTCTGTGCTCGTCCCCAAACTCTATATCAGACTATCGTGGACATGGATACAGGATCTCTCATCCCATACCAACCAGGTGATGCAGAACCAGTTGCTAAACTTATCAACAGATGTCTAGGTTTCCCTGATGAATAA
- the LOC107801280 gene encoding uncharacterized protein LOC107801280 isoform X2 — protein MGETGGTVKEKKLVFVTVGTTCFDALVRAVDTPEVKNELFRKGYTNILIQIGRGSYIPTKVPAGSGSIFETLRLGKPLIVVVNEDLMDNHQSELAEELAERKHLFCARPQTLYQTIVDMDTGSLIPYQPGDAEPVAKLINRCLGFPDE, from the exons ATGGGTGAGACGGGTGGTACTGTGAAGGAGAAGAAATTAGTTTTTGTGACGGTCGGGACAACTTGCTTTGATGCTCTAGTAAGAGCTGTGGACACTCCAGAAGTTAAGAATGAATTGTTCAGGAAAGGCTACACCAATATTCTGATCCAAATTGGTCGTGGATCATACATCCCCACCAAG GTGCCTGCAGGTTCAGGGAGCATATTTGAGACATTGCGACTGGGCAAACCATTGATAGTTGTAGTCAACGAGGACCTAATGGACAACCATCAAAGTGAACTAGCAGAGGAACTGGCCGAGAGAAAGCATTTGTTCTGTGCTCGTCCCCAAACTCTATATCAGACTATCGTGGACATGGATACAGGATCTCTCATCCCATACCAACCAGGTGATGCAGAACCAGTTGCTAAACTTATCAACAGATGTCTAGGTTTCCCTGATGAATAA